A genomic segment from Diospyros lotus cultivar Yz01 chromosome 5, ASM1463336v1, whole genome shotgun sequence encodes:
- the LOC127801679 gene encoding uncharacterized protein LOC127801679 → MSMRDFPSCFGENGVQVADFSSSSSNRTAQNLVTCVYQCRLRGRTCSVTVTWSKNLMGQGLSVGIDDTNQCLCKVDIKPWLFSKRKGSKSLEAYYSKIDVYWDLSSAKFGSGPEPLEGFYVGVVSNRQMILLLGDMRKEAFKKTGVTPVASNAIFVAKREHIFGKKTFSTKAQFCDSGQLHDLMIECDTSGVNEPCLVIRIDTKPVMQVKRLQWKFRGNHTILVDGLAVEVLWDVHNWLFGTSLGNAVFMFKTSLSAEKMWASQPVLDPHTMHLSWSQRFRDSQSQCLGFSLILYAWKNE, encoded by the coding sequence ATGAGTATGAGGgattttccttcttgttttgGTGAAAATGGGGTTCAAGTTGCTGATTTCTCGTCGTCAAGTTCCAATAGAACTGCCCAGAATTTGGTTACTTGTGTCTATCAGTGCCGATTGCGTGGCCGGACCTGCTCGGTTACCGTCACATGGAGTAAGAATTTGATGGGTCAAGGCCTCAGTGTTGGGATTGACGATACTAATCAATGCCTCTGCAAGGTTGATATAAAACCCTGGTTGTTTTCTAAGAGGAAAGGGTCAAAAAGTTTAGAAGCATATTATAGTAAAATTGATGTGTATTGGGATCTTTCCTCGGCTAAATTCGGATCTGGACCTGAGCCATTGGAGGGATTCTACGTCGGAGTTGTCTCTAATCGGCAAATGATCCTCCTCCTCGGGGACATGAGAAAAGAGGCTTTCAAGAAAACGGGGGTAACACCTGTTGCCTCCAATGCTATTTTTGTTGCCAAGAGAGAGCATATATTTGGTAAGAAGACATTCAGCACCAAGGCTCAGTTTTGCGACAGTGGCCAACTTCATGACCTCATGATTGAATGTGACACCAGTGGTGTCAATGAGCCTTGCCTTGTGATCCGAATCGATACTAAGCCTGTCATGCAGGTTAAACGTCTCCAGTGGAAATTCCGGGGTAACCACACCATCTTGGTTGATGGCCTCGCAGTAGAAGTTCTTTGGGATGTTCATAATTGGTTGTTTGGTACATCACTTGGGAATGCTGTTTTTATGTTCAAGACCAGCCTTTCAGCCGAGAAAATGTGGGCTAGCCAACCCGTCTTGGATCCCCATACAATGCACTTGTCTTGGTCACAAAGATTCCGAGATTCTCAATCACAATGTCTTGGTTTCTCACTAATTTTGTATGCATGGAAAAATGAATAG
- the LOC127801678 gene encoding protein NDL1-like, translating to MGDSSDSVSIDIGGKECLVKTSKGLISVLVCGDQEKPALITYPDVALNYMSCYQGLFFCSEAASLLLHNFCIYHIDAPGHELGAAVISSDVPLLSVDDLADQVAEVLDFFRLKEVFCLGVTAGAYILTLFSMKYKERVLGLILVSPICRAPSWTEWLYNKVLLNLLYFYGMCGLLKECLLHRYFSKELRCSNRQGTESEVIQACRRSLGERQSLNVMRFVQAINERHDLSEGLKKLECKTLIFVGDGSPFCTDSVHMNALMDKKICALVEVQACGSLVTEEHPYAMLVPIEFFLMGFGFTRQQPIASLSSNGANPTNPSRYFCSIAPEMLSPESLGIKLKPIKTRATIDV from the exons ATGGGTGATTCAAGCGATTCTGTTTCCATAGATATTGGAGGGAAG GAATGTTTGGTTAAGACGAGCAAAGGTTTAATCTCGGTCTTGGTTTGTGGGGATCAAGAAAAGCCTGCTCTAATAACGTACCCAGATGTTGCTCTCAACT ACATGTCGTGTTACCAGGGTCTCTTCTTCTGCTCTGAGGCTGCTTCCTTGTTGCTTCATAACTTCTGCATTTACCATATTGATGCCCCGGGGCATGAG TTAGGAGCTGCAGTGATATCTTCAGATGTGCCTTTGCTCAGCGTGGATGACCTTGCAGACCAGGTCGCCGAGGTGCTCGATTTCTTTAG GCTGAAAGAAGTATTCTGCTTAGGTGTAACTGCGGGTGCTTATATTCTTACCCTTTTCTCT ATGAAATATAAAGAGCGCGTGCTTGGATTGATCCTTGTGTCCCCTATATGCAGAGCACCTTCTTGGACTGAATGGCTTTATAACAAG GTACTATTGAACTTGTTATACTTCTATGGAATGTGTGGTTTATTAAAGGAGTGCCTTCTCCATCGCTACTTCAGCAAG GAGCTTAGGTGTAGCAACAGGCAGGGCACAGAATCAGAAGTAATACAAGCTTGTCGAAGG TCACTCGGAGAAAGGCAGAGTCTGAATGTCATGCGCTTTGTACAAGCAATCAATGA GAGGCATGACCTTTCGGAGGGCTTAAAGAAGCTAGAATGCAAAACTCTCATTTTTGTGGGTGATGGCAGTCCATTCTGTACTGATTCAGTGCACATGAATGCCCTAATGGACAAAAAGATCTGTGCTCTTGTGGAG GTTCAGGCATGTGGCTCGCTGGTGACTGAGGAGCACCCGTATGCAATGTTGGTTCCTATCGAGTTTTTTCTAATGGGGTTTGGCTTTACCCGGCAACAACCTATTGCTAGCTTATCAAGTAACGGGGCAAACCCCACCAACCCTTCAAGGTATTTCTGCTCCATAGCGCCCGAGATGCTCTCCCCTGAGAGCTTAGGGATCAAGCTTAAACCCATTAAAACCCGGGCAACCATCGACGTCTGA